In Bacteroidota bacterium, the genomic stretch TTAAACAATTCATTAAATTTTTTGATTCTTTGTCGATTTAGGTGGGGTAATGTTGTGGTAAATCACAAATAGCAATGGTCAAATCTCAAATAATAATCAACTTAAAAAAAGAAAAAACACCCGATTAATCAAATACGTTTCTGAACAAATAATCAATTTTGTGTCCACTCCGAAAAGTCCAAGAGATGATTTTCAGCACCTTTTTGCCCCTGCCCTGAAGGGAGAAGTTTGCTGGAAATCAGGACTCACTTCTTCGCTGCTGCATAGCTATAGCAAAGCGCAGTAGGGTATTGGGGCAAAACCTGATCTTCAATTCCAATAGTACATACTTTTCAGAGTGGACTCAATTTTACAAATTGAAAGCCAGTGAATTACATGAATTATTTTGTTGTTCGATTTGAATTTTGATAGATTGGCTTTTGTTGTTTATTTGTGATTTGGATTGTTGATTATTGTGATTTTAGATGTCACCCACGGTGAACGACATAGAGCCAACTCATTAAAACATCTTATCCAATGTTTCATTCGAGATAGATTCTGGAATTGCATATTTTATGTAATGCTGAAGTATATCATCCCATTTCAACTTATTATAATTATTCAAGGCTTTAACAAACAACACTCTATTGCTTTTAAATTCATTTAATACAAATAATCCAACTGATAAATTTCCATCAGTATCATTCCTGTAATCAAGAATTTCCCGACCTATTTCCCTTACCACATTATCATAGAGTTTTTCTTTTGATCTATAATAATAATGGATTGCCGT encodes the following:
- a CDS encoding helix-turn-helix transcriptional regulator; amino-acid sequence: MSAEEKILNSARRVFLLYGFQATTIKRIATDAKVSKTAIHYYYRSKEKLYDNVVREIGREILDYRNDTDGNLSVGLFVLNEFKSNRVLFVKALNNYNKLKWDDILQHYIKYAIPESISNETLDKMF